The segment TTCTAATATTACCCCCTGATAAGTAAATGGGCCATAGGGGCTGTCGCTTAGTGGCATAAGCAATATTATGTGTATCACCTGTTGAGTATGAGAAATAATAGGTGTCGTTATATTTATGTACCCACGCGGCTTCAAAAAATCTTCTTTCATTATCTCCTGTGCTTAGAGGATTTCCGTCCTTATCCAAAATTTGTACATCCCGCAGTTCTTCAGCAAAACCGAGCATATCATCACTCATGCGGGCCACTTTGGGACTTAGGGCAGGTTCATCATCTGCTGGATAAACATCTTCTTCGCCCTGATATTCATTATTACGGTACCGTTGCAGCTGGCCACCCCATATACCGCCCAGGTACATGTAATATTTCCCATCTGTATCTTTATAAACTGCGGGATCTATACTATAACTTTTTGCTATTGGTTCTTTTTGAGCAGTAAACGGTCCTGCAGGAGAGTCACTTGTTGCAACGCCAATTCTAAAGATATCCTTTTCATCTTTTGCGGGAAAATAAAGATAGTATTTGCCATTTTTTTCTGCTGCATCTGGAGCCCACATTTGTCGTTTAGCCCAGGCAACATCTTTTACATCAAGTACCACCCCGTGATCTGTTACTTTTCCTCCAATACTGTCCATAGAGTATACGTGATAATCTTTCATATCAAAGTGAGCTCCAGTGTCATCTTCAGGAATACCTGAATCCCAGTCATGAGAAGGATAGATATATATTTTTCCATCAAATACGTGGGCCGATGGATCGGCTGTATAATTATCTGTCACTAAGGGTTCCGAAGCGAATTTGGGTAGGGTATCGTTAGAAAGATTTGTGGTGTCTTCTGGAGCTCCTTCGGTCTGGCTTGAATTATTTTCATTTTTGCAACCTGTAATTGCAAGAATTGACAAGGTGAACAAAGCGGATTTGTAAAAGGGAGTTTTTTTCTTTTCCATTTAAGTTAAATTAAATAATTAGGAATGTTTGTTATAAAAGATGGTTACTATGCTAAAAATAGGTATTTTTTATCAATCGTATTCGTGTAAATTTTATTTTTTTAATATGTTAACAGCAATGATATGAGTGGTTTGTATCCCCAAATGACAATATTTTAAACTTATTTCTGGTTTTTTTAAAGCAACCGATTGTGTGAGTATTAGTTTGAAAAATTATCTCTGTTTAATATCAGATTGATGTGAAGCAGCTTGTAGTAAAAAGAACCCATGAATGAGTAACTGTGGCTCTTTAAAACTATTTAAAGCCACTTAGTAAGCTACCGCAGGACTGGAGGGTCAACCTTTATAAAAAAAGCGTGTTTCACCTACTTTCTTCAGCCAAATGAACTGAGGTGTAAAAAAGACGAGGCAGTAGATCTCCAAATATAAAAGTAGCTTTCAAGTAATTGGAGTTTATTCAGAAAATAAAAAATGAAGCGGTACACACCTTTTTCCTTTAAAATGTACCGCTTTCATCTTTGGTCATATAAAATTTTAAAAAGAATTGGCAACAATTTGTTCGAATAGCTCCTGCTGTCCGCTTATTTGTCTTGGCTCTCCGCCATCTTTTGCGATCTTGCTCAGTTCTTCCAGGGAAAGTTCTCCTTTTTCAAACTTAGCACCATTACCGCTGTCAAAGGATTCATAACGCTTTCTTCGTAATTCCTTATAATTGGAATTTTGAAGAATATTATCAGCTGCTATAAGTCCGCGTGCAAAGGTATCCATACCTACTACATGGGCAATAAACTTATCTTCAAGATCTGTTGAATTCCTTCTTACTTTGGCATCGAAATTAATACCACCACCCTGAATTCCTCCTCCTTCAAGGATGATGAGCATAGCCTGGGTGATCTCAAAAACATCTATAGGAAACTGGTCTGTATCCCAGCCATTTTGATAGTCACCTCTGTTTGCATCTATACTACCCAACATTCCCGCATCAACGGCTACCTGTAATTCATGTTCAAAAGTATGACCTGCAAGGGTAGCATGGTTCACCTCAAGGTTTAATTTGAAATCATTTTCAAGACCGTATTTATTGATAAAAGCCAGGGAAGTAGCTGCATCATAATCATACTGGTGCTTGGTAGGTTCCATAGGTTTAGGCTCGATAAGGAAATTTCCTTTAAAGCCCTGGCTACGTGCATAATCTTTACAGGTATTTAAAAATCTTCCAAGATGATCCTGCTCGCGTTTCATATCTGTATTTAAAAGGCTCATATAACCTTCACGGCCACCCCAGAAAACGTAATTTTCACCTCCAAGGGCAATAGTAGCATCTATGGCAATTTTAGCCTGTGCCCCGGCATAAGCCAGTACATCAAAATTGGGATTGGTAGCGGCTCCATTCATGTATCGGGTATTACTGAAAAGGTTTGATGTTCCCCACAATAATTTTATTCCCGTTTCCTGTTGTTTTTGCTTGGCGTAATCCACCATTGTTTGCAACCTCTTCTCAAATTCTCCCAGCGTGGGAGCATCATCTACTACATCAACGTCATGGAAACAATAGAATTCCAGTCCAAGTTTTTGAATAAATTCGAAAGCCGCATCCATTTTGTCTTTGGCCCTGGTGATTGCGTCACTGCTCTTATCCCATTCAAAAACTTCAGTAGGTCCTCCAAAAGGATCTGATCCTGTATTGTTTAAGGTATGCCAGTAGGCCATCGCAAACCGCGTATGCTCCTTCAGGGTTTTACCTGCAACTACTTTATTCTCATCGTAATATTTAAAAGCTAAAGGATTGTTACTCCCTTTCCCTTCAAACTTGACTTTTTCTACGTTTTTAAAAAATTTGTTCTCCATGATCATTGTTTTATTTTAATATTTGCTTTCCATTCTTCGTAAATTTCCTGGTACTGTAAAGAGAGCTCCTTTTGTGGCTCAATAGTATCAAGACACTTTAAGCTATTAAAGGCTTCTTCGAATTGGGAATAAAATCCATAACCATAAGCTGCACCCCTGGCAGCGCCTTCAGATCCCGATGTATTGTAAAGTTCTAAAGTTGTTTGAGTGGTACTGGTGAAAATTTCCCTGAAGACCGGGCTTAAAAATAGATTTTCCTTTCCTGCCCTGATAACCTGCCCGGTTGCCCCGAGAGACTTCATTACTTCAAAGCCGTAATTCATGGCAAATACAATTCCCTCACAGGCAGATCTTACCAGGTGTGCGGGTTTATGTATGTTGAAGTTAAGATTTTCAATTCCGGAATTCACTTCTTTATTATTAAAAATTCTTTCAACTCCATTTCCAAAAGGATAGAATCTTAAACCATCACTTCCGGGATCTACTTTTGAAGCCTCGGCATTTAATTTTTCATAAGAAACCATTTCCTCCCGGCCATAGGATAGTAATTTTCTAAGCCATTGATAGGTGATTCCTGATCCATTAATACAAAGCAGGACACCGTTAGATTTTTGAAGTTCTGTGTCGTTAACGTGTAAAAAAGTATTAATTCTGTTTTGTGCATCGCCTGTATTTTCATCAGTAACAGCATACATTACTGCAGAAGTACCTGCCGTGGTGGCGATATCCCCGCTTTTAAGAACATTCAGGGAAAAAGCATTATTTGGTTGATCTCCTGCGCGATAAGTAATTTTAACTTCGGAAGCAAGGCCTAATTCTGCAGCCATTTCAGCACTAACTGTTGCCTGATGGCCAAAGTTGGGAACAACCTCAGGAATAAGATCTATGGAAATCTCCATTTGATCTAAAACCTGTGAGGCAATTTTACCTTTAGAAAAATCCCATAATGCTGCTTCAGATAATCCTGAAGTACTTATTTGAGGAACTCCCGATAGTTTTGCGGCAATAAAGTCGCCGGGGAGCATCATAAATGAAGCCTTTTTAAAAACTTCCGGCTCGTTATCTTTTACCCATTTAAGCTTTGATGCTGTAAAATTTCCTGGGCTCCCTAAGATCTGGCTCTGGCAAACTTCAGCTCCTATAGCCTGGTATACCTTATTTCCAATTTCCACCGCCCTGCTATCGCACCAAATTATCGATGGACGTACCGGGTTTAGTTTATCATCAGTAAGCACCAGTCCGTGCATTTGATAAGCTATTCCTATTCCCTTTATTTTTTTGAGATCTATATTGTTCTTTTCTTTAAGCAGTCCAAATCCCTGTTTCACATATTCCCACCACATGTTGGGATCCTGCTCTGCCCAACCAAACCTGGGGGCTTGAATTTCCATTTCATTTTCCGGAACTTTAACCGAACATATGCTTAAGCCCTTATCCCCATCTAAAATTGATAATTTAATTGAAGAGCTACCAAGATCTATCCCTAAGAAGTACATAAAATTTAATTTTAATTATTCAATTTCCTTATTACCCCTCCAGATCTCTTCCATATCTTCCAGAGTTCTTCCTTTTGTCTCAGGAACAAATTTCCAGATAAATAATCCCGAGAGTACAGCCATGCCACCATAAATCCAGTATGGAAATCCCTGGTTGAAGGTCTCTACAAGGAAGCTGTTGTTGTTCATCATAGGGAAGGTCCAGGAAACAAGTAAATTTGCCAGCCATTGTACAGCTACTGCAACCGCCATTACCCCTTTAATGGAATTAGGGAAAATTTCTGAAAGTAAAACCCATACCACCGGGCCCCAGGACATAGCAAAAGCGGCGATATATAACAGCATAAGCAATAATGCAAGCATACCAGTATTCCCGGTATATAAAGCAAAGCCAAGGCCAATCATACTAAAAGCCATTACAGCACTACCAATCATCATCAATTTTTTACGGCCAAAATTGTCCACACTAAAAATGGCCACTACAGTAAAGATCATATTGATCGCCCCCACAATAATGGTTTGCAGCAAGGAAGCATCGGTTTCCATTCCCATACCGCGGAATATTTCAGGCGCGTAATACAGTACTACATTAATACCTACAAACTGCTGAAAAACTGAAAGTAGCAGACCAATTACAACTACTCCCCATCCAAATGCCAGCCAGTGTGCTTTTTTTACGCTGAAAGAGGCTTTTATATCCCTAAGTATATTCCGGGCATTTTCAGGAGGATTAAGTTTATTTAAAACCTTCATAGCTTCTTCATCCTTGCCCTTCATTACCTGAAATCTGGGAGTTTTTGGAACCAGAAGCAAGCATATAAAAAACAGAAAAGATGGAATACTTTCTGAAAGGAACATTTGACGCCAGCCTGTCGCATCTATCCATTCCTCACTTTGCCCCTGCACAATAAAATAGTTAACGAAGTATACTACCATCATACCTGTAACGATTGCGAGCTGATAAAAAGAAACAAGTTTTCCGCGAATTTTCGCAGGGGCCATTTCGGCAATGTATAAGGGGGCAAGCATACTGGCGAGTCCCACCCCAATTCCTCCAACAATTCTATACAGGATAAAGGAGGAGAGAGAACTTCCAAAGAAAAAATTCATCCCATCGGGATAGGCTGAACCAACGGCTGATAATAGAAAAAGAAAGGCTGCAAGTAAAAGCCCGTTCCTCCTACCAATAGAGTTAGCTGTTTTATCACCTAATGCAGCTCCAATTATACACCCTACCAGGGCACTGCTTACCATAAACCCTAAAATGGAATTTTTTAAATTTTCGGTTAGTACGCCTGGAAGTGTGAGGAACTGGAAATAATAAATTGCACCTCCAAGGAGTAGTATAAGAGCGATAATTCCTATAGCTGTTCCTCGTTTAAAGAATTTAAGAATGAAGGAAGCGAAAAGTATACCTATTGCCAGGATACAAATACTTATGATTATTTTAAATTCCAAAATTGCCTGAAGGGCCAGTTGAGGATCCTGTTCAAGGCTTCTTATAAAAAAATTATTAAGAGCCCCTACGGCGCCTGAGATTACCGCCGTATCATAGCCAAAAAGGAGGCCGCCAAGACTGGCAACAACGGTAATCAACACAATGTATTTACTGTTAAAAGTTTGAGGTTCTGCCATTATCAATATCCTTATGGTTACTATGACCACAAGTTTAAATATTTATTTTTAATTTAGCAATTAATTGATGCTAATATTAAAGGAATATTAAAATTAATCCTGTGGATTAGTTTTATCTTAAAAGATAGCGGAAGAAAAAATTTATCCTGAGTGTAAATTGGTTATAAACTGGAATGAACAGAGGTTATTTAAATATAGAATCAGGTATGTTATTAAATCCTGAAGGAATGGGTTCAATAACTATAGATTGTACCATATTTGGGTTTGAAAATGGAGAGCTTGAGGTGCTTTTGGTGAAGCATGCACAGGGAATAAGTCAGGGAAAATGGGGACTTCCGGGAGGGTGGATACAGGAAAAAGAAGGGATTGATGCTGCTGCTCACAGGTTATTGCGGGAAGTCGCAGGACTTGAGAATATTTATTTAGAGCAGTTAAAAGCTTTTGGAGAGCCGGATCGTTTTCCTTTAGGGAGAGTAATTACCGTAGCCTACTATGCGCTGGTTAAGAGAGAGGAGTATCCCGCAAGGGCAGGTTTCACTGCTTCTGAAGCCAAATGGTTCAACATAAAAGATGCTCCTGAGTTGATTTATGATCACACTGAAATCCTGGAGTATAGTCTGGAAAATCTAAGGAAAAAAGTAAGACAGGCTCCAATTGGTTTTAGTCTTTTGCCCGAAAAATTTACTCTCCTGCAACTCATGCAACTTTATGAACGTATTCTGGGCATAGAGATGGATAAGCCTAACTTTAGAAGGAAGTTTTTACGAATGAAATTACTCGTTGACGTAAATGAAAAGCAGAAAGATGTCTCACATCGGGCAGCAAAGCTTTATAAGTTTGATGAGGAGATCTATAAAAAATTAACTAAGCGAGGTTTTAACTTTGAGTTTTAAAAAAATTTAGGAAAAGTGGAAGAAGTTAATTAAAAATAGTGCCCTACATTGATCGAAAATGTTTATTTTTAATCTTCTAATTTAATTTATCTCAGCCTAGAGCTACTTTCAATAACTTTTCCATGAAGAAAAAGGAAGTTACTATTTATGATTTGGCAAAAGAGCTGAATTTTTCTCCTTCTACAATTTCCCGGGCACTAAATAATCACAAGAGTATTGGAAAAAAAACCACTAAAGAAGTGCAGAAAACGGCTGCACGTTTAGGATACCGTCCCAATACCCTTGCAGCTAGCCTGCGCAGCAACAAGAGCAAGACCATTGGAATAATGATCGCAAGGATCAATAGTCCCTTTATGTCTACTCTTATTAGCGGTATAGAGGATGCTGCAAGAAGGGGCAATTATAACGTTCTTATAAGCCAGTCAAATGAGAGTTATGAAAATGAGGTAAATAATGCTAAAGCTCTATATGATAGTAGGGTAGGGGGGTTAATAGTTTCCTTAGCAATGGAAACAAAAGACACAAGCCACTTTAAGCAGTTTTTAGAAAAGAATATTCCGGTTGTTTTTGTAGATAGGGTTCCTAAGGAATTTAATTCTTACCGGGTCATCATTGATAATTATGCTGCGGGATACCGGGCAGCAAAACACTTAATAGAACAAGGCTGTACCCGAATTGCTCATTTTGCCGGAGCCCAACACGTAGAGGTTTACAAACTCCGGAAAAAGGGATATGTAGATGCACTACAGGAGAGTGGTTTGGAAGTCGATGAGAGTTTAATTATCAAATTAAAGACTCTGAGTTTAGAAGAAGGCAGTGAAGCTATGGAAAATCTTTTAAATATGGAACGTCCACCTAACGGGCTCTTTTCAGCTAATGATACTGCTGCAGTTGGTGCTATCTTATTGGCTAAACAAAAAGGGATTCGAATTCCACAGGATCTTGCAATTATTGGTTTTAATGATGATCCTGTCACCTCCATCGTAGAGCCTTCTCTTTCAACAGTTTCTCATCCTGCCCGTAAAATGGGAGAGCTCTCTGCTCAAAAAATATTAGAGCATTCAAGGGACAATTTAGGATCCAGTATTTCTGAAATTACAATGCTCGACACAGAAGTTATTGTTAGGGATTCCAGCAGAAGGAAACCTTCCTAAAACCCAAAAACTTTGGGTAACCACAAGCTTAGCGCAGGGAAAAGTATCACCAGAATTAACGAAACTAACATTCCTGCAAAAAGAGGTAATAAAGGTTTTACCACTTTTTGTATAGTTGTGCTTAAGCAACCCCAACTCCAATAAATAGTACTGCTCCCACAGGAGGAGTGCATAACCCAATGCATAAGTTTAACACCATTATTACTCCAAAATGTACCGGGTCAATTCCCATGGCTACAGCTACAGGTAGAAAAATGGGAGTAAAAATTAAAACAGCGGGGGTCATATCCATAAAAATCCCAATAAATAAAAGAATTAGATTTATAAGAATCATTACAACTATAGGATTGTCACTAAAAGACAACAATGCAGAAGTGACTTCCTGCGGAATGTTTTCATAAGACATTACCCAGGACATAGCGATGGACATGGCGATTAAAAGCATTACCAGGGAAATGGTACCAACTGATTGAACCAAAACAACTTTTAGATTTTTCAGGTTCAATTCTTTATACAAAAATGCCAACAGGAGACAGTAAATTACTGCTACTGAAGAAGCTTCGGTAGCAGTGAAAATTCCGCCTACTATTCCTCCAATAATAATGATCAAAAGTAGCAAACTGGGAAGTGCATCAAGAAAAGACTTAAAAATATGTGCGGCTGAACTTCTTTTAGAAGTTGGAAATCCTTTTTTCGAGCCCAAATGAGAGCGATGATCATTAAAATTAATCCTGTTAATATTCCGGGTATATATCCAGCAAGAAATAAAGCTCCAATACTTACCCCACCACTGGCAAGGGAGTATATAATGAAGATATTACTTGGCGGAATTAATAAAGCCCGGTAGTTGCTGCTGTAACATTTACTGCTACCCCGTACTCCCTGGTATAGCCTTCTTTCTCCATTCTCTCAGACATAAAACTGCCTATTGCTGCGGCTGCCGCACCTGCAGAGCCTGCAATAGCTCCAAACATCATGGCTGCAACTATATTCACATGGGCCAGACCGCCAGGGAGGGAGCCTACCAGCGATTTCGCAAATTCTATAAGGCGTTTTGCAATTCCACCGCTGTTCATAATATGTCCAGCGAGAATGAAAAACGGAATAGCAAGAAGAGAAAAGCTGTCAAGGCTTAGTGACTACACGTTGGGAAATAGTCGTAAAAGCCGCAATTGAATCTATGCTGAACAAAATGGTAAACAGTGAGGCAATTCCTATACTCCAGGCAATTGGAACACGTATCCCTACTAGAACAATGAAAATTACTATAAGCATAAAAATTTCCATTAGTCAATAAGTTTTAG is part of the Antarcticibacterium sp. 1MA-6-2 genome and harbors:
- the xylE gene encoding D-xylose transporter XylE produces the protein MAEPQTFNSKYIVLITVVASLGGLLFGYDTAVISGAVGALNNFFIRSLEQDPQLALQAILEFKIIISICILAIGILFASFILKFFKRGTAIGIIALILLLGGAIYYFQFLTLPGVLTENLKNSILGFMVSSALVGCIIGAALGDKTANSIGRRNGLLLAAFLFLLSAVGSAYPDGMNFFFGSSLSSFILYRIVGGIGVGLASMLAPLYIAEMAPAKIRGKLVSFYQLAIVTGMMVVYFVNYFIVQGQSEEWIDATGWRQMFLSESIPSFLFFICLLLVPKTPRFQVMKGKDEEAMKVLNKLNPPENARNILRDIKASFSVKKAHWLAFGWGVVVIGLLLSVFQQFVGINVVLYYAPEIFRGMGMETDASLLQTIIVGAINMIFTVVAIFSVDNFGRKKLMMIGSAVMAFSMIGLGFALYTGNTGMLALLLMLLYIAAFAMSWGPVVWVLLSEIFPNSIKGVMAVAVAVQWLANLLVSWTFPMMNNNSFLVETFNQGFPYWIYGGMAVLSGLFIWKFVPETKGRTLEDMEEIWRGNKEIE
- a CDS encoding xylulokinase; translated protein: MYFLGIDLGSSSIKLSILDGDKGLSICSVKVPENEMEIQAPRFGWAEQDPNMWWEYVKQGFGLLKEKNNIDLKKIKGIGIAYQMHGLVLTDDKLNPVRPSIIWCDSRAVEIGNKVYQAIGAEVCQSQILGSPGNFTASKLKWVKDNEPEVFKKASFMMLPGDFIAAKLSGVPQISTSGLSEAALWDFSKGKIASQVLDQMEISIDLIPEVVPNFGHQATVSAEMAAELGLASEVKITYRAGDQPNNAFSLNVLKSGDIATTAGTSAVMYAVTDENTGDAQNRINTFLHVNDTELQKSNGVLLCINGSGITYQWLRKLLSYGREEMVSYEKLNAEASKVDPGSDGLRFYPFGNGVERIFNNKEVNSGIENLNFNIHKPAHLVRSACEGIVFAMNYGFEVMKSLGATGQVIRAGKENLFLSPVFREIFTSTTQTTLELYNTSGSEGAARGAAYGYGFYSQFEEAFNSLKCLDTIEPQKELSLQYQEIYEEWKANIKIKQ
- the xylA gene encoding xylose isomerase yields the protein MENKFFKNVEKVKFEGKGSNNPLAFKYYDENKVVAGKTLKEHTRFAMAYWHTLNNTGSDPFGGPTEVFEWDKSSDAITRAKDKMDAAFEFIQKLGLEFYCFHDVDVVDDAPTLGEFEKRLQTMVDYAKQKQQETGIKLLWGTSNLFSNTRYMNGAATNPNFDVLAYAGAQAKIAIDATIALGGENYVFWGGREGYMSLLNTDMKREQDHLGRFLNTCKDYARSQGFKGNFLIEPKPMEPTKHQYDYDAATSLAFINKYGLENDFKLNLEVNHATLAGHTFEHELQVAVDAGMLGSIDANRGDYQNGWDTDQFPIDVFEITQAMLIILEGGGIQGGGINFDAKVRRNSTDLEDKFIAHVVGMDTFARGLIAADNILQNSNYKELRRKRYESFDSGNGAKFEKGELSLEELSKIAKDGGEPRQISGQQELFEQIVANSF
- a CDS encoding TRAP transporter large permease subunit, with amino-acid sequence MNSGGIAKRLIEFAKSLVGSLPGGLAHVNIVAAMMFGAIAGSAGAAAAAIGSFMSERMEKEGYTREYGVAVNVTAATTGLY
- a CDS encoding NrtR DNA-binding winged helix domain-containing protein, yielding MNRGYLNIESGMLLNPEGMGSITIDCTIFGFENGELEVLLVKHAQGISQGKWGLPGGWIQEKEGIDAAAHRLLREVAGLENIYLEQLKAFGEPDRFPLGRVITVAYYALVKREEYPARAGFTASEAKWFNIKDAPELIYDHTEILEYSLENLRKKVRQAPIGFSLLPEKFTLLQLMQLYERILGIEMDKPNFRRKFLRMKLLVDVNEKQKDVSHRAAKLYKFDEEIYKKLTKRGFNFEF
- a CDS encoding family 43 glycosylhydrolase; protein product: MEKKKTPFYKSALFTLSILAITGCKNENNSSQTEGAPEDTTNLSNDTLPKFASEPLVTDNYTADPSAHVFDGKIYIYPSHDWDSGIPEDDTGAHFDMKDYHVYSMDSIGGKVTDHGVVLDVKDVAWAKRQMWAPDAAEKNGKYYLYFPAKDEKDIFRIGVATSDSPAGPFTAQKEPIAKSYSIDPAVYKDTDGKYYMYLGGIWGGQLQRYRNNEYQGEEDVYPADDEPALSPKVARMSDDMLGFAEELRDVQILDKDGNPLSTGDNERRFFEAAWVHKYNDTYYFSYSTGDTHNIAYATKRQPLWPIYLSGGNIRTRAWLDQSPFNCRI
- a CDS encoding LacI family DNA-binding transcriptional regulator, whose amino-acid sequence is MKKKEVTIYDLAKELNFSPSTISRALNNHKSIGKKTTKEVQKTAARLGYRPNTLAASLRSNKSKTIGIMIARINSPFMSTLISGIEDAARRGNYNVLISQSNESYENEVNNAKALYDSRVGGLIVSLAMETKDTSHFKQFLEKNIPVVFVDRVPKEFNSYRVIIDNYAAGYRAAKHLIEQGCTRIAHFAGAQHVEVYKLRKKGYVDALQESGLEVDESLIIKLKTLSLEEGSEAMENLLNMERPPNGLFSANDTAAVGAILLAKQKGIRIPQDLAIIGFNDDPVTSIVEPSLSTVSHPARKMGELSAQKILEHSRDNLGSSISEITMLDTEVIVRDSSRRKPS